The genomic DNA GGTCGCGGCGGCGTTCTACGGCGGTTTCATCCTCATGCACTGGAGGTAGGCGGTGAACGAGCGAGAACGCAATACCGCGCGCACGGTGCGCAAACTGGTGCTGGTGACGGCGGTGATGTTCGCTTTCGGGTTCGTGGTCATGCCGCCGATGTACAACGCCTTCTGCACCATCACGGGCCTGGGCGGCAAGACCGGGCGCGAGACGGAGGCCCAGGCCGCCAGCAAGGGGGTGGACAAGAGCCGCTGGGTGACCGTGGAATTTGTCACCTCCACCAGCGCCGGCCTGCCGTGGGATTTCGCACCGCTGACCCACAAGATAAGAGTCCATCCTGGCGAGGTCACGGAGGCACAGTTCGCGGTCGAGAGTCACGCCGACGAAGCGACCACCGGCCAGGCGGTGCCCAGCCTGGCGCCGAACACGGCGGCGCGGTATTTCAAAAAAACCGAGTGTTTTTGCTTCCAGCAGCAGGAACTGGCGGCGCACGAGCACCGGATAATGCCGGTTCGTTTCGTGGTCGATCCGGATTTGCCCGGGGATCAGGCCACACTGACGCTGTCGTACACATTTTTCCGCGTACAGAACAGTACGGCGGCGAAGGACGTCAAACCGACGGGGAAGCAGGGGTCTTGAGACCTTCGAATTAATCGAAAGGCAATAACGCAAACAACGCTAAAGGGGAAGCTATGTCAGGCACACACACCGGTACAGGTTATTATCTGCCCGATCCAAGTCGCTGGCCCATCACCGGCTCCATCGGCCTGTTTTCACTGCTGGGCGGTTTCGCGCTGACGCTCGACGGCCACACGGCCGGCAAAGCAATCATGCTCTTCGGCGTGCT from Gammaproteobacteria bacterium includes the following:
- a CDS encoding cytochrome c oxidase assembly protein; protein product: MNERERNTARTVRKLVLVTAVMFAFGFVVMPPMYNAFCTITGLGGKTGRETEAQAASKGVDKSRWVTVEFVTSTSAGLPWDFAPLTHKIRVHPGEVTEAQFAVESHADEATTGQAVPSLAPNTAARYFKKTECFCFQQQELAAHEHRIMPVRFVVDPDLPGDQATLTLSYTFFRVQNSTAAKDVKPTGKQGS